From Solidesulfovibrio carbinoliphilus subsp. oakridgensis, the proteins below share one genomic window:
- a CDS encoding glycosyltransferase family 4 protein — MRKLRVIVNAVPLATVNTGIGRYLRCLYAALERGYGDRLEVGYFDGRRVLPTPPEPPADLAARSRWTDLLWRLPPLAALGVRLARHCQREAAFWRAARGYDVYHEAAFFPFAVPRGVRTVFTVHDLSLLTMPEHHPAERVRYFRMFFFRRLARVARFMAVSRFTKDEMVRVLGLDPDRIRVTWNAHEPDVFHPVDAPLPPAVPERFFLFVGTNDPRKNLHVIPRALAASGLDVPLVTAGWSGWSRERREGAPPIELGYTEDRTLAALYSKALALVYPSRYEGFGLPVLEAMACGCPVVTAKLSSLPEVAGEAGLYLDDPSDPVGMAGMLARLAGDGALRREMSRLGLARAGLFSWDETARRTFGEFERSLAGPAG, encoded by the coding sequence ATGAGAAAGCTGCGCGTCATCGTCAACGCCGTGCCCCTGGCCACGGTCAATACCGGCATCGGCCGATACCTGCGCTGCCTGTACGCCGCCTTGGAGCGGGGCTACGGCGACCGGCTGGAAGTGGGGTATTTCGACGGCCGGCGGGTGCTGCCGACGCCGCCCGAGCCGCCGGCCGACCTGGCGGCCCGGTCCAGGTGGACCGATCTTTTGTGGAGGCTGCCGCCCCTGGCCGCCCTGGGCGTGCGCCTGGCCCGGCACTGCCAGCGGGAGGCCGCCTTCTGGCGGGCGGCCCGGGGCTACGACGTCTACCACGAGGCCGCCTTTTTCCCTTTTGCCGTGCCGCGCGGGGTGCGCACCGTCTTCACGGTCCACGACCTGTCGCTCCTGACCATGCCGGAACACCACCCGGCCGAGCGGGTCCGCTATTTCCGGATGTTCTTCTTTCGCCGGCTGGCCCGGGTGGCCCGGTTCATGGCCGTCTCCCGGTTTACCAAAGACGAGATGGTCCGGGTGCTCGGCCTCGATCCGGACCGCATCCGCGTCACCTGGAACGCCCACGAGCCGGACGTGTTCCATCCCGTGGACGCGCCCCTGCCCCCGGCCGTGCCGGAGCGGTTCTTCCTTTTCGTCGGCACCAACGACCCGCGCAAGAACCTGCACGTCATCCCCAGGGCCCTGGCCGCCTCCGGCCTCGACGTGCCGCTGGTCACGGCCGGCTGGTCCGGCTGGTCCCGGGAGCGGAGGGAGGGCGCGCCGCCCATCGAGCTGGGCTACACGGAAGACCGGACCCTGGCGGCCCTTTATTCCAAGGCCCTGGCCCTGGTCTATCCGAGCAGGTACGAGGGGTTCGGCCTGCCGGTGCTCGAAGCCATGGCCTGCGGCTGCCCGGTGGTGACCGCGAAGCTCTCGAGCCTGCCCGAGGTGGCGGGCGAGGCCGGGCTCTATCTGGACGATCCGTCCGACCCGGTCGGCATGGCCGGGATGCTGGCCCGGCTGGCCGGGGACGGGGCCCTTCGCCGGGAGATGTCCCGCCTGGGGCTGGCCCGGGCCGGGCTTTTCTCCTGGGACGAGACCGCCCGGCGCACGTTCGGAGAGTTCGAGAGAAGCCTCGCCGGCCCGGCCGGCTGA
- a CDS encoding HDOD domain-containing protein, whose amino-acid sequence MKQVNIEDAAHGMVAGEDVRGADGVLVLARGTAVDEAHLRAMRAYGVRSLSVVSDEAPPGEAGPGGPDDGTAATEARCRALLAPRFAALDLDAPFGRTVFDLAVRRAAARALACGLDLDAVPAAPPHLAPPPEASLFSARGVDPQSLVSGEVELASLPEVHVRLLDALNSDKTSAGELSTIIGRDPGLAARLLKLVNSPAYGSRAPVDTISRAVALVGRAELATLVMGLAAVHAFGDIDPELCDMRAFWSHGAACGTYAALLAAVCPGTAPDRVFVGGLLHDIGQLVILRRLPAAAGRALLLSRIEGLSIAAAEDAVLGFDHAAVSRALLTGWHFPETLTAMAAGHHQPDGRPEARETALVHVADILATAWAWPAFAGATVPALSEPAWRSLGLSAAVLPGIAVAGEDRIRDTEAVFFPAQTPPQARPHPDPRKRT is encoded by the coding sequence GTGAAGCAGGTCAACATCGAGGACGCGGCCCATGGCATGGTGGCCGGCGAAGACGTGCGCGGCGCGGACGGGGTCCTGGTCCTGGCCCGGGGCACGGCCGTCGACGAGGCCCATCTGCGGGCCATGCGGGCCTACGGTGTCCGAAGCCTGTCCGTGGTTTCGGACGAGGCCCCACCCGGCGAGGCCGGGCCGGGCGGCCCGGACGACGGGACGGCGGCAACCGAGGCCCGCTGCCGCGCCCTTCTGGCCCCACGCTTCGCCGCCCTGGACCTTGACGCCCCCTTCGGCCGGACGGTCTTCGATCTGGCCGTCCGGCGCGCCGCCGCCCGGGCCCTGGCCTGCGGCCTGGACCTGGACGCCGTCCCGGCCGCCCCGCCGCATCTGGCCCCGCCGCCGGAAGCGTCGCTTTTCAGCGCCCGGGGCGTGGACCCGCAAAGCCTGGTGTCCGGCGAAGTGGAGCTGGCCAGCCTGCCCGAGGTCCACGTGCGCCTGCTCGACGCCCTCAATTCCGACAAGACCTCGGCCGGCGAGCTTTCCACCATCATCGGCCGCGATCCGGGCCTGGCCGCCCGGCTTTTGAAACTGGTCAACAGCCCGGCCTACGGCTCCCGCGCCCCGGTCGACACCATCAGCCGGGCCGTGGCCCTGGTCGGGCGGGCGGAACTGGCCACCCTGGTCATGGGCCTGGCCGCGGTCCACGCCTTTGGCGACATCGATCCCGAGCTGTGCGACATGCGGGCCTTCTGGAGCCACGGCGCGGCCTGCGGCACCTACGCAGCACTCCTGGCCGCCGTCTGTCCCGGCACCGCCCCGGACCGGGTCTTTGTGGGCGGGCTTCTCCACGACATCGGCCAGCTCGTGATCCTGCGCCGTCTGCCGGCCGCCGCCGGCCGGGCCCTCCTCCTGTCGCGCATCGAGGGCCTGTCCATCGCGGCGGCGGAAGACGCGGTCCTCGGCTTCGACCACGCCGCCGTCAGCCGGGCCCTCCTGACGGGCTGGCATTTTCCGGAAACGCTGACGGCCATGGCCGCCGGCCACCACCAGCCGGACGGCCGGCCCGAGGCCCGGGAGACGGCCCTTGTCCACGTGGCCGACATCCTGGCCACGGCCTGGGCCTGGCCGGCTTTTGCCGGGGCCACGGTCCCCGCCTTGTCCGAGCCGGCCTGGCGGTCGCTCGGCCTGTCCGCCGCGGTCCTCCCCGGCATCGCCGTCGCCGGCGAGGACCGCATCCGGGACACCGAAGCCGTTTTTTTTCCGGCCCAAACGCCGCCCCAGGCCCGGCCCCACCCCGACCCGAGGAAAAGGACATGA
- a CDS encoding tetratricopeptide repeat protein, with protein MTRDTRPTVSRRHLVQALLGREILPDRPQAAASAPSAQSGAEPPASPYAAADAAYAAGDYAAAVAAYRAIVRGDLSNAVARVRLGHALYELGQHIQARVEFEHVLRLTGGSDRLARLGLGLACLALGKRARAATTLSAYADAERPELAAAAAEAARELAGDGEADLPALRQGLDSLARATALLPERYSA; from the coding sequence ATGACCCGCGATACCCGTCCCACCGTTTCCCGCCGCCATCTGGTCCAGGCCCTGCTCGGCCGGGAGATCCTGCCCGACCGGCCCCAGGCCGCCGCGTCCGCCCCGTCCGCCCAGTCCGGGGCCGAGCCGCCGGCCTCGCCCTATGCCGCGGCCGACGCGGCCTACGCCGCCGGCGACTACGCCGCCGCGGTCGCGGCCTACCGGGCCATCGTCCGGGGCGACCTGTCCAATGCCGTGGCCCGGGTCCGGCTCGGCCACGCCCTCTACGAGCTTGGCCAGCACATCCAGGCCCGGGTGGAGTTCGAGCATGTCCTGCGCCTGACGGGCGGGAGCGACAGGCTGGCCCGCCTCGGCCTTGGCCTCGCCTGCCTGGCCCTTGGCAAGCGGGCGCGGGCGGCCACGACCCTTTCCGCCTACGCCGACGCCGAGCGCCCGGAGCTGGCGGCCGCCGCCGCGGAGGCGGCCCGGGAACTTGCCGGCGACGGCGAGGCGGACCTGCCCGCCCTGCGCCAGGGACTCGACAGCCTGGCCCGGGCCACGGCCCTCCTGCCGGAACGGTATTCGGCCTGA
- a CDS encoding PAS domain S-box protein, whose protein sequence is MASHPFGDHIRQKRLALRARDARYSLRALAARLGIPVSTLSRLERGAAPHLSEERIRALAAELGENPDVLLALAGKIPSDVRDILLARPQAFAALVRGLAGWTGWADRDVTASLDVPTLLTSFRETQRLARVGSFSRDLVTGENFWSEEFCRIYGLPPATPPPDLDQFLNLLHPDDRPAVMAVREKLLAGEGPLRYSYRFRRADGLWRHAKAVARAEVDASGRTVRLHGTVQDVTTERQALSNLRSMARFPEDNPHPVLRVTGEDLLAYANQASRPLLDRLGLNVGQPVPPRLGDLLARARAAGERLEAEIDLDGDGNGPWLSLTVAPLPFSGEVNLYGRDITAQRTAGQALAELEVRYRRLCDDMPLGFFRSTLSGRLLTVNPAMARLFGHASPEAMLAAVGDRAGRLYQDGQRQREIAHRLIHEEPGLLHFENAYQRRDGTIFLGNLHVRLAADAAGEPVVEGFVEESTARRRVESELAASEERLRTQLRNFPLPTLTFRLVGRELVFSDANKAAEALFRGRLCPCQGAPAGTLFDDAPEIYLALWSALESRLPEKRRLELRPPGAAGPVLYDMTFVFAVPDAVMLHIQEIPG, encoded by the coding sequence ATGGCCAGCCATCCGTTCGGCGACCATATCCGCCAGAAACGACTGGCGCTTCGCGCCCGCGACGCGCGCTATTCCCTGCGCGCCCTGGCCGCGCGCCTGGGCATTCCGGTCTCGACCTTAAGCCGGCTGGAGCGCGGGGCCGCGCCCCACCTGTCCGAGGAACGCATCCGGGCCCTGGCGGCCGAGCTTGGCGAAAATCCGGACGTGCTGCTCGCCCTGGCCGGCAAGATCCCCTCGGACGTGCGCGACATCCTGCTGGCCCGGCCCCAGGCCTTCGCCGCCCTGGTGCGCGGGCTGGCCGGCTGGACCGGCTGGGCCGACCGGGACGTGACCGCCAGCCTCGATGTGCCCACGCTTCTGACCTCGTTTCGCGAAACCCAGCGCCTGGCCCGGGTGGGCAGCTTCAGCCGCGATCTCGTCACCGGGGAGAACTTCTGGTCCGAGGAGTTCTGCCGCATCTACGGCCTGCCGCCGGCCACTCCCCCGCCGGACCTGGACCAGTTCCTGAATCTCCTGCACCCCGACGACCGGCCGGCGGTCATGGCCGTGCGGGAAAAGCTCCTGGCCGGCGAAGGCCCCCTGCGCTACTCGTACCGTTTCCGGCGGGCGGACGGCCTGTGGCGGCACGCCAAGGCCGTGGCCCGGGCCGAGGTCGACGCTTCGGGCCGGACGGTGCGGCTTCACGGCACGGTCCAGGACGTGACCACCGAGCGGCAAGCCCTCTCCAACCTCCGGTCCATGGCCCGGTTTCCGGAAGACAACCCCCATCCGGTCCTGCGGGTCACCGGCGAGGACCTCCTGGCCTATGCCAACCAGGCCAGCCGCCCGCTCCTCGACCGCCTCGGCCTGAACGTGGGCCAGCCCGTGCCCCCGCGCCTCGGCGACCTGCTGGCCCGGGCCAGGGCCGCCGGGGAACGCCTGGAAGCCGAGATCGACCTTGACGGGGACGGGAACGGGCCCTGGCTGTCGCTGACCGTCGCGCCCCTGCCCTTTTCCGGCGAGGTCAACCTTTACGGCCGCGACATCACGGCGCAACGGACGGCCGGGCAGGCCCTGGCCGAGCTGGAAGTCCGCTATCGCCGGCTGTGCGACGACATGCCGCTCGGCTTTTTCCGGTCCACCCTTTCGGGGCGCCTGCTGACGGTCAACCCGGCCATGGCCCGGCTTTTCGGCCACGCCTCGCCCGAGGCCATGCTCGCGGCGGTCGGGGACAGGGCCGGCCGGCTCTACCAGGATGGGCAGCGGCAGCGGGAAATCGCGCACCGGCTCATCCACGAGGAGCCGGGGCTGCTCCATTTCGAAAACGCCTACCAGCGCCGGGACGGCACGATCTTTCTCGGCAACCTGCACGTGCGGCTGGCCGCCGACGCGGCCGGCGAACCGGTGGTGGAAGGATTCGTGGAGGAGAGCACGGCCCGGCGGCGGGTGGAATCCGAACTGGCGGCCAGCGAGGAACGGCTGCGGACCCAGTTGCGCAACTTTCCCCTGCCGACCCTGACGTTTCGGCTGGTGGGCCGCGAACTGGTGTTTTCCGACGCCAACAAGGCGGCCGAGGCCCTGTTCCGGGGACGCCTGTGCCCGTGCCAGGGCGCTCCGGCCGGCACCCTTTTCGACGACGCGCCGGAGATCTACCTGGCCCTGTGGAGCGCCCTGGAGTCGCGGCTGCCGGAAAAGCGCCGCCTGGAACTGCGGCCGCCGGGCGCGGCCGGGCCCGTCCTTTACGACATGACCTTCGTCTTTGCCGTGCCGGACGCGGTCATGCTCCACATCCAGGAAATCCCGGGCTGA
- a CDS encoding cysteine hydrolase family protein: MADKALIIVDMLNDFLIPGGRLYFAGGSRVVEPVARLRAACRAAGVPVLYDNDAHPEDSAEFRTWPPHCVAGTAGARIVDALAAGPGDIVFHKDALSLFSEPLAADLLRCLGAHTLYVVGVATEYCVQEAVLGALAHGFAVVVVVDAVAAAELEDGDGERAMEAMRLAGAAFASTGQVLAELAELAG, from the coding sequence ATGGCCGACAAGGCGCTCATCATCGTGGACATGTTAAATGACTTCCTAATCCCCGGCGGCAGGCTCTATTTCGCCGGCGGCAGCCGGGTCGTCGAACCCGTGGCCCGGCTGCGGGCCGCCTGCCGGGCGGCGGGCGTGCCGGTCCTTTACGACAACGACGCCCACCCCGAGGATTCGGCGGAATTTCGCACCTGGCCGCCCCACTGCGTGGCCGGCACGGCCGGGGCCCGCATCGTGGACGCCCTGGCCGCCGGGCCCGGGGACATCGTCTTTCACAAGGACGCCCTGTCCCTTTTTTCCGAACCCCTGGCTGCGGATCTGCTCCGTTGCCTCGGGGCCCACACCCTGTACGTCGTCGGCGTGGCCACGGAGTACTGCGTCCAGGAGGCGGTCCTCGGGGCCCTGGCCCACGGGTTCGCCGTGGTGGTGGTCGTGGACGCCGTCGCCGCCGCGGAGCTGGAGGACGGGGACGGCGAACGGGCCATGGAGGCCATGCGCCTGGCCGGGGCGGCCTTTGCCTCGACCGGGCAGGTGCTGGCCGAACTGGCCGAACTGGCCGGCTGA
- a CDS encoding SGNH/GDSL hydrolase family protein — MGHLLLVVLALALANGLAMWGLSRLRGRARTGGMAALVAVDAVLAVLLVLELGMALFFAQSDGFNITMSSRNWFDRHWHPVNSLGYRDVEPRPKAGSEKLVLVVGDSFAAGHGIDRPEDRFGDVLGRELGPGWRVAHASKIGWDTVDEDQALRAYPVTPNVVVLAYFVNDIYRAAEKSHFPLPFTVRFPQSAAAKYLVDHFALANFAYWRLARVGNVEDASRGFWDRLRAAYADPVVWAAHAAELDAIVDWCRDRHIRLIALLIPSLADVAGSAPMTARVAAYCKGRGVEAVDLTPVLAGRKSADLVVNSVDTHANVGLNAEMAGLLRRAILAPAALPAGPSAPAD, encoded by the coding sequence ATGGGCCACCTGCTCCTTGTCGTGCTGGCCCTGGCCCTGGCCAACGGGCTGGCCATGTGGGGCCTCTCCCGGCTGCGCGGCCGGGCCCGGACCGGCGGCATGGCCGCCCTGGTCGCGGTCGATGCCGTCCTGGCCGTCCTCCTTGTCCTCGAACTCGGCATGGCCCTTTTTTTCGCCCAGTCCGACGGGTTCAACATCACCATGTCGAGCCGCAACTGGTTCGACCGCCACTGGCATCCGGTCAACAGCCTCGGCTACCGGGACGTGGAGCCGCGCCCGAAGGCCGGGTCGGAGAAGCTCGTGCTGGTGGTCGGGGATTCCTTTGCCGCCGGCCACGGCATCGACCGGCCCGAGGACCGCTTCGGCGACGTCCTCGGCCGGGAGCTCGGCCCGGGCTGGCGGGTGGCCCACGCCTCGAAGATAGGCTGGGACACCGTGGACGAGGACCAGGCCCTGCGCGCCTATCCCGTGACGCCGAACGTGGTGGTGCTGGCCTATTTCGTCAACGACATCTACCGCGCCGCCGAAAAAAGCCATTTCCCGCTGCCTTTTACCGTCCGGTTTCCCCAGAGCGCGGCCGCGAAATACCTGGTCGACCACTTCGCCCTGGCCAATTTCGCCTATTGGCGGCTGGCCCGTGTCGGCAACGTGGAGGACGCCTCGCGCGGGTTCTGGGACCGCCTGCGCGCGGCCTACGCCGACCCGGTCGTCTGGGCGGCCCACGCGGCCGAGCTCGATGCCATCGTGGATTGGTGCCGGGACCGGCATATCCGGCTGATCGCGCTTCTCATTCCGAGCCTGGCCGACGTGGCCGGGAGCGCTCCCATGACCGCCCGGGTGGCCGCTTATTGCAAGGGCCGGGGGGTGGAGGCCGTGGACCTGACCCCGGTGCTCGCCGGCCGGAAATCTGCGGATCTGGTCGTCAACAGCGTGGACACCCACGCCAATGTAGGGCTTAATGCGGAAATGGCCGGACTGTTGCGTCGGGCCATTCTCGCTCCGGCGGCCCTTCCCGCCGGCCCGTCCGCCCCTGCGGACTGA
- the plsY gene encoding glycerol-3-phosphate 1-O-acyltransferase PlsY — protein sequence MAYIFFIGLTYLVGAFPFGLAVALAGCGIDPRLAGSRNTGATNVTRLCGSRYGILTLALDLAKGLLPVLAARAMSGSWLFLSLVIVAAVAGHMYSVFLYGKGGKGVATSIGVFLGAAPLTALLAVAACVAVIKATGYVSAGSLVLALALPVLVLFLGPVALVPAAVVVAGLIVWKHRDNIARLRAGEEKSWRKGCGPAGS from the coding sequence ATGGCGTATATTTTCTTTATCGGACTGACGTATCTGGTGGGCGCGTTTCCCTTCGGCCTGGCCGTGGCCCTGGCCGGTTGCGGCATCGACCCGAGGCTGGCCGGCAGCCGCAATACCGGCGCGACCAACGTGACCCGGCTTTGCGGCTCGCGGTACGGGATCTTGACCCTGGCCCTCGATCTGGCCAAGGGGCTTTTGCCCGTCCTGGCGGCCCGGGCCATGTCCGGCTCCTGGCTCTTTTTGTCCCTGGTGATCGTCGCCGCCGTGGCCGGCCACATGTATTCCGTCTTCCTCTACGGCAAGGGGGGGAAGGGCGTGGCCACCTCCATCGGCGTCTTTCTGGGCGCGGCCCCGCTTACGGCCTTGCTCGCGGTCGCGGCCTGCGTGGCGGTCATCAAGGCTACGGGCTACGTCTCGGCCGGATCGCTGGTCCTGGCCCTGGCCCTGCCGGTGTTGGTCCTTTTTCTCGGTCCGGTGGCCCTGGTTCCGGCCGCCGTGGTCGTGGCCGGGCTGATCGTCTGGAAGCACCGGGATAATATCGCCCGCCTGCGGGCCGGCGAGGAGAAGTCCTGGCGCAAGGGCTGCGGCCCGGCCGGTTCGTAA